One part of the Bombus terrestris chromosome 13, iyBomTerr1.2, whole genome shotgun sequence genome encodes these proteins:
- the LOC105666410 gene encoding translation machinery-associated protein 7 homolog, with amino-acid sequence MSGREGGKKKPLKAPKKESKVLDEEDVAFKQKQKEQQKALAEAAKKASQRGPLVTGGIKKSGKK; translated from the coding sequence ATGTCTGGCCGCGAAGGTGGTAAGAAAAAGCCCCTGAAGGCACCAAAGAAGGAATCGAAAGTATTGGATGAAGAAGATGTAGCATTCAAGCAAAAACAAAAGGAACAACAAAAAGCGCTTGCTGAAGCTGCAAAGAAAGCAAGTCAAAGGGGTCCTCTTGTCACTGGTGGTATAAAGAAATCTGGCAAAAAGTGA